One Chroicocephalus ridibundus chromosome 10, bChrRid1.1, whole genome shotgun sequence DNA window includes the following coding sequences:
- the TCTA gene encoding T-cell leukemia translocation-altered gene protein yields MAAVAGVWQSPWRALVALGRELAAEWAAQDVRAALCQLLLLWLGLSLLGVRLAWRAYGGAVAALCYRTGPAARRPPATATGPGPARPRAHSLSPAGPAGRNGGAERHCPPREGSAAEPAKTHRE; encoded by the exons atggcggcggtggcgggggtcTGGCAGTCGCCGTGgcgggcgctggtggcgctgggCCGGGAGCTGGCGGCCGAGTGGGCGGCGCAGGACGTGCGGGCCGcgctgtgccagctgctgctgctctggctgggcctCAGCCTGCTGGGCGTCCGCCTGGCCTGGCGAGCCTACGGCGGGGCGGTGGCCGCGCTCTGCTACCGGACGGGGCCCGCCGCACGCCGGCCtcccgccaccgccaccggccccgggcccgcccggccccgcgcacACTCCCTctcccccgccggcccggccggaCGCAACGGCGGCGCCGAGCGGCACTGCCCGCCCCG GGAGGGCTCAGCAGCGGAACCAGCGAAGACGCACCGGGAGTGA
- the NICN1 gene encoding nicolin-1 isoform X1, protein MSGAPGPGPGPGRSPLPCAPRPAAVLQLGGGAEPARPGVAVIDLRFPRGAAADVQEIVFRNFYTAFLSVRVQRPGPAGSRRWVTCLRDYCLMPCPHTEEGSQDYFSLRRHQMLCDVDQVTAVRFILRQPSPVWLHFTIEELQIFPPGPKSPQKDFPSWLSQLTPPEQPASLHGELPDPEKVSTEVQQMWVLTEVIRARQAAARIGRFDVDGCYDINLLSYT, encoded by the exons ATGTCGGgagcgccggggccggggccggggccgggcaggtccccgctgccctgcgccccccgccccgccgccgtaCTCCAGCTGGGCGGGGGGGCCGAGCCGGCGCGGCCCGGCGTCGCCGTCATCGACCTCCGCTTcccccgcggagccgccgccgac GTGCAGGAGATTGTCTTCAGGAACTTCTACACCGCCTTCCTGAGCGTGCGGGTGCaacggcccggccccgccggttCCCGGCGCTGGGTGACCTGCCTGCGGGACTACTGCCTGATGCCCTGCCCGCACACCGAGGAGGGCTCCCAGGACTACTTCTCCCTCCGCCGCCACCAG ATGCTGTGTGACGTGGACCAGGTGACAGCGGTGCGGTTCATCCTGCGGCAGCCCTCCCCAGTCTGGCTCCACTTCACCATTGAGGAGCTGCAGATTTTTCCCCCTGGACCGAAG AGCCCCCAGAAGgatttcccctcctggctctcccaGCTGACCCCTCCggagcagccagccagcctgcacGGG GAGCTCCCCGACCCGGAGAAGGTGTCGACGGAGGTACAGCAAATGTGGGTGCTGACGGAGGTGATCCGGGCTCGCCAGGCAGCTGCCCGCATCGGGCGCTTCGAC GTGGACGGCTGCTACGATATCAACCTGCTCTCCTACACGTGA
- the NICN1 gene encoding nicolin-1 isoform X2 codes for MSGAPGPGPGPGRSPLPCAPRPAAVLQLGGGAEPARPGVAVIDLRFPRGAAADVQEIVFRNFYTAFLSVRVQRPGPAGSRRWVTCLRDYCLMPCPHTEEGSQDYFSLRRHQMLCDVDQVTAVRFILRQPSPVWLHFTIEELQIFPPGPKELPDPEKVSTEVQQMWVLTEVIRARQAAARIGRFDVDGCYDINLLSYT; via the exons ATGTCGGgagcgccggggccggggccggggccgggcaggtccccgctgccctgcgccccccgccccgccgccgtaCTCCAGCTGGGCGGGGGGGCCGAGCCGGCGCGGCCCGGCGTCGCCGTCATCGACCTCCGCTTcccccgcggagccgccgccgac GTGCAGGAGATTGTCTTCAGGAACTTCTACACCGCCTTCCTGAGCGTGCGGGTGCaacggcccggccccgccggttCCCGGCGCTGGGTGACCTGCCTGCGGGACTACTGCCTGATGCCCTGCCCGCACACCGAGGAGGGCTCCCAGGACTACTTCTCCCTCCGCCGCCACCAG ATGCTGTGTGACGTGGACCAGGTGACAGCGGTGCGGTTCATCCTGCGGCAGCCCTCCCCAGTCTGGCTCCACTTCACCATTGAGGAGCTGCAGATTTTTCCCCCTGGACCGAAG GAGCTCCCCGACCCGGAGAAGGTGTCGACGGAGGTACAGCAAATGTGGGTGCTGACGGAGGTGATCCGGGCTCGCCAGGCAGCTGCCCGCATCGGGCGCTTCGAC GTGGACGGCTGCTACGATATCAACCTGCTCTCCTACACGTGA
- the NICN1 gene encoding nicolin-1 isoform X3 codes for MPLRVPVSERGRRCRSQQGQVQEIVFRNFYTAFLSVRVQRPGPAGSRRWVTCLRDYCLMPCPHTEEGSQDYFSLRRHQMLCDVDQVTAVRFILRQPSPVWLHFTIEELQIFPPGPKSPQKDFPSWLSQLTPPEQPASLHGELPDPEKVSTEVQQMWVLTEVIRARQAAARIGRFDVDGCYDINLLSYT; via the exons ATGCCGCTGCGGGTGCCGGTATCGGAGAGGGGACGCCGGTGCCGGTCCCAgcaggggcag GTGCAGGAGATTGTCTTCAGGAACTTCTACACCGCCTTCCTGAGCGTGCGGGTGCaacggcccggccccgccggttCCCGGCGCTGGGTGACCTGCCTGCGGGACTACTGCCTGATGCCCTGCCCGCACACCGAGGAGGGCTCCCAGGACTACTTCTCCCTCCGCCGCCACCAG ATGCTGTGTGACGTGGACCAGGTGACAGCGGTGCGGTTCATCCTGCGGCAGCCCTCCCCAGTCTGGCTCCACTTCACCATTGAGGAGCTGCAGATTTTTCCCCCTGGACCGAAG AGCCCCCAGAAGgatttcccctcctggctctcccaGCTGACCCCTCCggagcagccagccagcctgcacGGG GAGCTCCCCGACCCGGAGAAGGTGTCGACGGAGGTACAGCAAATGTGGGTGCTGACGGAGGTGATCCGGGCTCGCCAGGCAGCTGCCCGCATCGGGCGCTTCGAC GTGGACGGCTGCTACGATATCAACCTGCTCTCCTACACGTGA
- the NICN1 gene encoding nicolin-1 isoform X4, translating into MSGAPGPGPGPGRSPLPCAPRPAAVLQLGGGAEPARPGVAVIDLRFPRGAAADVQEIVFRNFYTAFLSVRVQRPGPAGSRRWVTCLRDYCLMPCPHTEEGSQDYFSLRRHQSPQKDFPSWLSQLTPPEQPASLHGELPDPEKVSTEVQQMWVLTEVIRARQAAARIGRFDVDGCYDINLLSYT; encoded by the exons ATGTCGGgagcgccggggccggggccggggccgggcaggtccccgctgccctgcgccccccgccccgccgccgtaCTCCAGCTGGGCGGGGGGGCCGAGCCGGCGCGGCCCGGCGTCGCCGTCATCGACCTCCGCTTcccccgcggagccgccgccgac GTGCAGGAGATTGTCTTCAGGAACTTCTACACCGCCTTCCTGAGCGTGCGGGTGCaacggcccggccccgccggttCCCGGCGCTGGGTGACCTGCCTGCGGGACTACTGCCTGATGCCCTGCCCGCACACCGAGGAGGGCTCCCAGGACTACTTCTCCCTCCGCCGCCACCAG AGCCCCCAGAAGgatttcccctcctggctctcccaGCTGACCCCTCCggagcagccagccagcctgcacGGG GAGCTCCCCGACCCGGAGAAGGTGTCGACGGAGGTACAGCAAATGTGGGTGCTGACGGAGGTGATCCGGGCTCGCCAGGCAGCTGCCCGCATCGGGCGCTTCGAC GTGGACGGCTGCTACGATATCAACCTGCTCTCCTACACGTGA
- the AMT gene encoding aminomethyltransferase, mitochondrial, giving the protein MCGAGRGPDGLHVPGSPGPGPGPRRAGEGGRMLRAGCRAALPRWPPASAPLSGAGGVGEGGEAKRTPLDALHRSRGGRMVAFAGWSLPLHYGQGHLQSHLHTRRHCSLFDVSHMLQTRVYGRDRVRFMESLVVGDIGELKPGQGTLTLVTNERGGIVDDLIVTNTSEDHLYVVSNAGCAEKDLAVMRDRVAELQAAGSDVHLEVSDNALLALQGPSMARVLQAGLSDDLSKLFFMNSITTTVFGVPGCRVTRCGYTGEDGVEISVPAGRAVELAERLLGVPEVWPAGLAARDSLRLEAGLCLYGNDIDETTTPAEAGLLWTLGKRRRAAMDFPGAAVIMAQVKEKPKRRRVGLTSVGPPIRPHTAILGPEGTSVGTVTSGCPSPSLGKNIAMAYVEAAHSRAGTALTVEVRKKQHPAVITKMPFVPTQYYMAK; this is encoded by the exons atgtgcggggcggggcgggggccggacGGACTCCATGTCCCAgggtccccggggccggggcccgggccGCGCCGtgccggggaagggggaaggatgCTGCGGGCGGGCTGCCGAGCCGCGCTGCCCCGCTGGCCGCCGGCCTCCGCGCCgctgagcggggccgggggggtcggggaagggggggaagcgAAGCGGACGCCGCTGGACGCCCTGCACCGGTCCCGCGGCGGGAGGATGGTGGCGTTCGCCGGCTGGAGCCTGCCGCTGCACTACGGGCAGGGCCACCTGCAGTCCCACCTGCACACCCGCCGCCACTGCTCCCTCTTCGACGTCTCCCACATGCTGCAG ACCCGGGTGTATGGCCGGGACCGTGTCAGGTTCATGGAGAGCTTGGTGGTGGGGGACATCGGCGAGCTGAAGCCGGGACAG GGCACCCTGACACTGGTCACCAACGAGAGGGGCGGCATCGTAGATGACCTCATTGTCACCAACACGTCAGAAGATCACCTCTATGTGGTGTCCAACGCTGGCTGTGCCGAAAAGGACTTGGCTGTCATGAGG GACAGAGTGGCGGAGCTGCAGGCTGCCGGCAGTGACGTCCACCTGGAGGTGTCGGACAACGCGCTGCTGGCTCTGCAAG gtccctccatGGCACGGGTGCTGCAGGCGGGGCTGTCGGATGACCTCTCCAAGCTGTTCTTCATGAACAGCATCACCACGACGGTCTTTGGTGTGCCGGGCTGCCGGGTCACGCGCTGCGGTTACACTGGCGAGGATGGCGTAGAG ATCTCGGTGcccgcggggcgggcggtggaGCTGGCCGAGAGGCTGCTGGGTGTCCCTGAGGTGTGGCCAGCGGGGCTGGCGGCCAGGGACAGCCTGCGCCTGGAGGCCGGGCTCTGCCTCTACGGCAATGACATCGACGAGACCACCACGCCTGCCGAGGCTGGGCTGCTGTGGACCTTGG GAAAGCGGCGGCGTGCGGCCATGGACTTCCCCGGCGCGGCTGTCATCATGGCACAGGTGAAAGAGAAGCCGAAGCGCAGGCGTGTGGGGCTGACGTCAGTGGGACCCCCCATCCGTCCCCACACGGCCATTCTGGGCCCCGAGGGCACGTCTGTGG GCACGGTGACCAGCGGCTGCCCCTCGCCCTCCCTGGGCAAGAACATCGCCATGGCCTACGTGGAGGCGGCACACAGCCGGGCCGGCACCGCGCTCACCGTCGAGGTGCGGAAGAAGCAGCACCCGGCCGTCATCACCAAGATGCCCTTCGTTCCCACCCAGTACTATATGGCCAAGTGA